A genomic window from Polaribacter gangjinensis includes:
- a CDS encoding sugar kinase, protein MSKIVTFGEIMLRLSPPEFLRFSQASHFDIEFGGGESNVAISLSKFGLSTEFITRLPNNDIGDCAKMELRKHGVGVDKIVYGGERLGIYFLETGAISRGSKVVYDRAHSSMATIQPGMIDWEKALDGVTWFHWTGITPAISQSAADVCLEALKVASAKGITISTDFNYRAKLWNYCDENLRKNIMTELSSYCNIILCNQEDAAVFFGIHPAKSATETNRENDILSVIEQLFKKFPNARKIATTLRTSISASHNTWSAILCDRENTYKTKTHQLNPIVDRVGGGDSFMAGLIYGLNTYTDDYQKAVDFAVAASCLKHSIKGDVNLVSVEEVTKLMEGDSSGKVAR, encoded by the coding sequence ATGAGCAAAATAGTCACATTTGGAGAAATTATGCTTCGATTATCTCCGCCTGAATTTTTACGATTTTCACAAGCTTCACATTTTGATATTGAGTTTGGCGGAGGTGAATCTAACGTAGCTATTTCGTTGTCTAAATTTGGTCTTTCTACAGAATTTATTACACGACTACCTAATAATGATATTGGAGATTGTGCAAAAATGGAACTCAGAAAACACGGAGTTGGAGTTGATAAAATTGTATATGGTGGTGAACGTTTAGGGATTTATTTCTTAGAGACAGGAGCCATCTCAAGAGGCAGTAAAGTGGTTTATGATAGGGCACATTCGTCTATGGCAACCATTCAACCAGGTATGATTGATTGGGAAAAAGCATTAGATGGCGTCACTTGGTTTCACTGGACAGGCATCACTCCTGCCATTTCGCAAAGTGCTGCAGATGTTTGCTTAGAAGCTTTAAAAGTTGCAAGCGCAAAAGGAATTACCATTTCAACAGATTTCAATTACAGAGCAAAACTTTGGAATTATTGTGATGAAAATCTTCGAAAAAATATCATGACCGAATTAAGCTCTTATTGCAATATCATCCTTTGCAATCAAGAGGATGCCGCTGTTTTTTTTGGAATTCATCCCGCAAAATCAGCAACAGAAACTAACAGAGAAAATGATATTTTATCGGTAATTGAGCAACTTTTTAAAAAATTTCCGAACGCACGAAAAATTGCTACAACACTGAGAACTTCCATTTCAGCTTCGCACAATACTTGGTCTGCAATCTTGTGCGATAGAGAAAATACTTACAAAACAAAAACACATCAATTAAATCCGATTGTAGATAGAGTTGGTGGTGGTGATTCTTTCATGGCTGGTTTGATTTATGGATTAAATACGTACACTGACGATTATCAAAAAGCAGTAGATTTCGCAGTGGCTGCTTCTTGTTTAAAGCACAGCATTAAAGGAGATGTAAATCTTGTCTCTGTTGAAGAAGTTACCAAATTAATGGAAGGAGATTCCTCTGGAAAAGTAGCAAGATAA
- a CDS encoding YhcH/YjgK/YiaL family protein has protein sequence MIIDSLHNASKYTNLHPLFARAFDYIQKNDFSSIENDVIIIEEGLKVIVNTAQGKSKEMSLTSFECHNQNIDIQVCLQGTETMGWKPREKCNNPKGDYSPEKDVLFFDDVPDMFFQLNVGQFVIFFPEDVHAPMISTDIIKKLVFKVKI, from the coding sequence ATGATCATAGATTCTCTTCACAACGCTTCAAAATACACCAACTTGCATCCTCTTTTTGCGAGAGCTTTTGATTATATTCAAAAAAATGATTTTTCATCAATCGAAAATGATGTCATTATAATTGAAGAGGGTTTAAAAGTAATTGTAAATACAGCTCAGGGCAAATCAAAAGAAATGAGTCTTACTAGTTTTGAGTGTCACAACCAAAACATTGATATTCAGGTATGTTTGCAAGGTACAGAAACTATGGGATGGAAACCTAGAGAAAAATGTAACAATCCAAAAGGCGATTATAGTCCAGAAAAAGATGTACTTTTTTTTGATGATGTCCCTGATATGTTTTTTCAATTAAATGTAGGTCAGTTTGTGATTTTTTTTCCAGAAGACGTTCATGCACCTATGATAAGTACTGATATAATTAAAAAATTGGTTTTTAAAGTTAAAATCTAA
- a CDS encoding bifunctional 4-hydroxy-2-oxoglutarate aldolase/2-dehydro-3-deoxy-phosphogluconate aldolase, producing the protein MSKIQDVINTIVQQGMLPLYFHADENITIDVLRALYRAGIKAIEYTSRGETAARNFTKLVALRNEEMPDLLLGIGTIKTKEQAAAYIEIGADFFISPGFVPEVAALLKEKEILYSPGCMTPTEIIVAENAGIKFIKLFPGNMLGPDFLSSIKDIFPNLLFMPTGGVDTTAENINAWFKAGVSAVGMGSKLVSKTLMANNDYASIESETKKVLSLIQTIKNN; encoded by the coding sequence ATGAGCAAAATTCAAGACGTCATCAATACCATTGTTCAACAAGGCATGCTTCCATTGTATTTCCATGCAGACGAAAATATCACTATAGACGTGCTGAGAGCTTTGTATCGCGCTGGCATAAAAGCCATAGAATATACAAGTAGAGGTGAAACTGCCGCAAGAAATTTTACCAAATTGGTAGCTTTGAGGAATGAAGAAATGCCCGATTTATTATTAGGAATTGGCACTATTAAAACTAAAGAACAAGCAGCAGCATATATTGAAATAGGTGCTGATTTTTTTATAAGTCCTGGTTTTGTGCCAGAGGTAGCTGCATTACTTAAAGAAAAGGAAATTTTATACAGTCCTGGTTGTATGACTCCAACTGAAATTATAGTTGCAGAAAATGCAGGCATAAAATTTATCAAATTGTTCCCCGGAAATATGTTGGGACCAGATTTTTTAAGTTCGATAAAAGATATTTTTCCCAACTTACTTTTCATGCCAACAGGAGGTGTAGATACAACTGCCGAAAACATCAATGCATGGTTTAAAGCAGGTGTTTCTGCAGTGGGTATGGGAAGTAAATTAGTGAGCAAAACACTCATGGCAAACAACGATTATGCAAGTATAGAATCTGAAACCAAAAAAGTATTGAGCCTGATTCAAACAATTAAAAATAACTAA